One Echeneis naucrates chromosome 16, fEcheNa1.1, whole genome shotgun sequence DNA window includes the following coding sequences:
- the LOC115056644 gene encoding protein phosphatase 1 regulatory subunit 15A has protein sequence MATTVGAAKSSERTAMERFGSGGMALLPWTKHMLTVMWEQLRLLVQVIYYTFMSVFQMFRFEVHVRITDETGQHIQHMSTAAKPAESFLFSSLFDGDNSVMVGGSNPLSNFCADVGDPFTGKSPAEALLSSLRADDLCCGIVEDFVSRTAGKEEGIFLGHQSTWKMGFPGEWNIFVSSSDSSSSNEACHKCSEKVFKQEKVSKQDSSEEERSSHWSSEEDQNITEFDSEESKALWESLSKSSDPYNPFFFSACISTNTNMERSKSKARDSTDIDLMSVSKPSKEMSGSRGLNIWVSRSDSESSWASSDGSSPDIDKEESERLWEFFSSPADPYNPMCFTACTSPQATPTTVSLSAPTTKLDTDTDDKDGSFPPSSEDDEEEQLWKSLFQRDDPFHPLNFQACLQSSTTITLHSEGDPDPPTKGKNCEKEAKRTRKSRATRPSLPDRQLKRHSHPDKTLVPWKRPAQTPQSPPGETKDRRASTNKKKVQFSPLVKVHVMRTWPFARQATRKGHWEEMARDRDRFHRRIRETEEAIGYCLTPPHRERMRAYLDGALK, from the exons TCATGTCAG TTTTCCAGATGTTCAGGTTTGAAGTCCATGTGAGAATAACAGATGAGACAGGTCAGCACATCCAGCACATGAGCACAGCAGCAAAGCCAGCCGAGTCCTTCCTGTTCTCATCACTGTTTGATGGAGACAACAGCGTCATGGTCGGTGGTTCCAATCCCCTCTCTAACTTCTGTGCTGACGTCGGCGATCCCTTCACTGGAAAATCCCCGGCTGAGGCCCTGCTGTCCAGCCTGCGTGCCGACGACCTGTGCTGCGGAATAGTGGAGGACTTTGTGTCCAGAACGGCCGGGAAAGAAGAGGGCATCTTTCTCGGACACCAATCCACCTGGAAAATGGGCTTCCCTGGCGAATGGAACATCTTTGTGTCAAGTAGCGACAGCTCTAGTTCAAATGAGGCCTGCCATAAATGTAGTGAGAAAGTCTTCAAGCAGGAAAAGGTTTCCAAACAAGACAGttcagaagaggagagaagctCTCACTGGAGTAGTGAGGAAGACCAGAACATCACAGAATTTGACAGTGAGGAAAGTAAAGCGCTTTGGGAGTCTCTGTCAAAATCCAGTGATCCGTACAaccccttctttttctctgcatgtATTTCAACAAACACCAACATGGAAAGAAGTAAAAGCAAAGCGAGGGACAGCACTGATATTGACCTTATGTCAGTGAGCAAACCCAGCAAGGAGATGTCGGGCTCTCGAGGCCTGAACATCTGGGTAAGCCGATCTGACAGTGAGAGCAGCTGGGCCAGTTCAGATGGTTCGAGCCCCGACATCGACaaggaggagagtgagaggCTTTGGGAGTTCTTCAGCAGTCCTGCAGACCCTTACAATCCCATGTGCTTTACTGCATGCACTTCTCCTCAAGCCACCCCCACCACAGTCTCACTTTCTGCACCAACCACCAAGTTAGACACAGACACTGACGACAAGGACGGCAGCTTTCCTCCTTCatctgaggatgatgaagaagagcagCTGTGGAAGTCCCTCTTCCAGAGGGACGACCCGTTCCACCCTCTCAATTTCCAGGCCTGTCTCCAGAGCTCCACAACAATCACACTCCATTCTGAGGGAGATCCAGATCCACCCACAAAGGGCAAGAATTGTGAAAAGGAGGCAAAAAGAACCAGAAAATCCAGAGCCACTAGGCCTTCTCTGCCAGACAGGCAGTTAAAGCGTCACTCCCACCCTGATAAGACACTGGTGCCCTGGAAAAGGCCTGCACAAACACCTCAGTCACCTCCAGGGGAGACCAAGGACAGAAGGGCCAGCACCAACAAGAAAAAG GTGCAATTTTCTCCACTTGTCAAAGTCCATGTCATGCGGACGTGGCCGTTTGCTCGTCAAGCCACTCGTAAAGGACACTGGGAAGAAATGGCACGAGACCGGGACCGTTTCCACCGGCGGATCAGGGAAACGGAGGAGGCCATTGGCTACTGTTTGACCCCACCCCACAGGGAGAGGATGCGGGCCTACCTGGATGGTGCcttgaaataa